The genome window TAAGGAAAAAGTTATATACTATGAAAAAGTATATTGACACACCTTTAAATTTATATTAGCTTCTTTTTATTAACTGCTTGCCGTTATTTGGTTCAACGAAGTTTACAAACATATACGATACTGTTAAGGAGGTGATGGATCGGAGTTTGATGTGTTAAAGGGGAAGTCCAACGAGTAGCGAATTGTTTGGATCATAAGGGGGAAATTATGAAAAAAGTAATTCTTTTGGCTCTGTGTTTTGCACTCGTTTCATCTCTGGCATTTTCCGCGAAATTCTCTCCAACACTGCTTAAACTCAGCGCAGCGCCGACAGTCCAGTATGATTTCACCGGCAAACCGCTGGAAATTCCTGTAACTGTCTCCGGCACCAATGCATTGGTATGGTTCTTTGTTTATACCAAGGATCAGGCTGCCAAGATCGCGCCAGTGCAGAATGGCTTCATGGGATGGCATTATGTATCCAAGATCGATACATGCGTCTTTATGAGCGCTCCGTTCAATTTTTCAAAAGGCAGCAATACAGTTACCTGGAACGGGAAGGATCAGGACGGAGGGATAGTTCCCGCCGGAACATATACATACTACATGTGGGCGTATGATGCCATGGGTGCAAAAACCCCTGTTTGTAAATTCATGTACCTGTATTATCAAACGGCGCAATACCAGGAGCTCGATACAAGCGGAAAACCTCTGGCAAATCCCATATTCTATAATAAAACACAGCGGTGGATTATCGGAAACGATCCTGCGGATTCAACACTCATTGAAACATGCGCGGTCACGCTGCCGACCGGATGGGCAAAGGGTGACAATCTGTGGATGGATCAGAAAGATTTCAATTACGTTTTTCAGGGCGTGAAAAACAGTGAAGCGCAGACCATGGGAATAACACGGTGGAAATGGACGCCCAACGGTGATGCCGTTCAGGTTACCGATTTTGGCGAAGACGGATACGCGCTCTTTAATTCCCAGTGTGACTCCCATTCACCGATTATAAATTCTGATAGCAATTACCTGTATACCGCTGATCAGGGCTATCATAACCCCGACGGTGTTTCCAATTTCTACATTTTTGACTTTGCCGGAACAAAAATTGCGGAACTCGACATGATGGAATGGTGGGCCGATCCGGCTGACCTCGAAGGCAACGGCCAGATGATCGGCGGACCCGATACCCAAGACATCCGCAACGGCATGGTATTCTTGAACTGCCACTGCTCGTGTCTCAACCAGATGGTCGACCCGATGGCCTGGCTGGACAGCGGCGACACGGTCGACTTCTATAAATGGAGCAACTCGAACGGCGATTACGTGCTCGACCACAACTCCTCGCCGACCGATCCCAAGCCCTGGGTGTGCAACGACTACAATATCGGGCCTTATAAATACAATATAAGCCCTGATGCCAATCTCTTCTCCATCGTCCCGTCATATGACATGGGCGCGGTATCCTTCGGTATGCTCGCTCCTGATGGCACCGGTGTTGGATACCTGGCTTATGCTGGCGAGACTGCCGGATTTAAACTGGGAAGTGCTTTCATCGACAGCGGTACACCCTTCGACGGTATCTACACCGATAATAACTCAATCGGTGGTACTGAGGTTGTGGTTTATACAACTAATGAGACTCGTGGAACATGGTTCATCGGTCATGACTCCATCAAAGGCGTGTTGACCAGCAATCCGGTGAGTGTCGAGGAAGCCGCACCTGCCGCTTTTGCGGTTGCGCAGAACTCTCCGAATCCGTTCAACCCGACCACGACGATCAACTTCACGATTCCCGAAGCGTCCAATGTCACCGTTGACATCTTCAACGTGGCGGGACAGAAGATTGACACGGTTGCCAGCGATTTTATGAGCGCCGGTTCTCACAGCGTTACATGGAATGCTTCCACATACTCGGCAGGCGTGTATTTCTACACGGTCAAGAGTGGCAGCTTCTCCAAGACAATGAAGATGACGCTCCTCAAGTAAACCGTATTACATGTTCGTTTCGAAGACCCGGTCATTGCGCCGGGTCTTTTTTTTCCCTGATGAACTGTGATAACATCTCCCGTAAGATGCCACAAGCCAAAAGAATTTTGTGTTCTTCTGTCCTTCCGCTCCGCTTCGTCAGAGCGGCAGCGCAATAAGTGCGATAAAAACGCAGCGCGGGCGAGCTGCTGTGTCCTTCCTGACAGGATGGATGTCCGAAGGACAGGGAGGTGCAAAAGAGTTACACAAAGGAGGTAATTGCATAAGCCGAAAAATACACGAAAAAAGTGTCTTTTTACGCAAGCTCCCTGACAACTCTTTTCCCTGCCCTTCGCGGCTCTACGTTGCAATTCGTGTCCTCCGGAGGGGGCAAGGGAGAATAAGACGCACCGTTTCCTGCACCTGCCGGGGAAAGATATCGAAAAGCGACGGGAGGAGGGCTTTCTGAAAAAGTATGCCTTATGCAAAAGGCTCAAAATATAGAAATATCTGAGCAAGTTGTAAAAGTCGATTCATGATGCTTAAAATGAGGGATTTTTCAGCAACAGCCCCCTGACCCTCGATCCCTTTCACCCGGAGAGGGCAAGGGAAGTCGTTGCACCACGGTTGTTTCCTGTTCTGTCCGCAGGACAGGAAGGGGGCTTCAACCAATAAGCCGGACTTTTGCAATTGGCTCATCTGCAAGCAACAAAAAAAAAGACCCCGCTCATCACGGGGTCTTTTCATTGATTCAATATTCTATTGCAGTATTACCACCCGAGATTGACATTCACATATAAAGTCGAAGACTTGTAATTCTCGAATTCACGGGTCGTTTCGGAATACATTTTTTCGTCATATCTTATTCCGGTTGCAGCCCAGATATTATACCCGAAATAAATCGAACGGTTCTGAAGCTGGATGCAGTAGGTCTTCTGCTGGTAATCGTTCTCAGCCTGAACATGGTCCTTGTAATCGAACTCAAAGCCCGGGAGACCCTGAAGTCCCAGCATGACATCCGTTCTGTCGGAAATGATGTATTTCAGCATGATGAGCGGAATACGGGTTACATAGTAATCTCCGGGACGGGCGACATCGCGGCGATCTTTTTTATAAAAGCGGAATTTGACGCCCGGGGAAAACACGAAGTTACCGAACTGCTTGTTATAAATAACCTTATTTACCATAGCGAACGTATTTATAGTTTCTTTCGGCTGATAGGTTTTATCGTACATGACACCTTCAACCTGATTGTTTACCTCGAATTTCACATGGTTTTCCATGATGATCGAAGGAATGGCCCGGATAGCCGAATCCATGAATATACGGTTCACTTTCGAGTTTTTATACTCGAGCTCGTCATAATACAGTTCACGGGTAAAACGTCCGATCGATGCGGTAATACCGGGTTCGAGGTAATTTTCCTTCATCTTGGTGGAAACCTGGATATACTGGTCGCGTATATCGTCCTGGATTCTTTCATAACGGTATTCGGCAAACATTTTCCCGATACCGAAAACATCGTAATTAACATTGAGCTTGAAGTAATCGTCGTTTGTCCTGTAAACTGTGCCAACGCCGTGAGTCCTGAAAGAACCTATTATCAGGTTGACGCTGTGGGCAGGAGTATACCTCAGCGAGAAATGGCGCCCCTGACGGTCGAGATCGTACGGCGTATCCATTTTCATGTCGTCTTCACGGAAGTCGGGGATTGTATTGTTATTGTAATCATTTCCGAAGACGAACTGATCGGGATCGACATCGAACATCAGGAACGGCTCATCATAATCGGGAAGGCCGTTGTTGTTTTTGTTGTTGTCGGCTATACCGTCATTGTCTGCATCGTTGCCGGGGAACACACCGTCCGGGTCCTCTGTCGAGATAATCCGGTATCCCATCGTGTTCTGCTCGATCATGGTGTCGGGATACTGGTCGTTATCGTCGTTGTCCTCGATGAGCGGGAACCTGACCGTGTTGTTTCGTGAGTTGATGGCCGATACGCCATACCCCATTTCACCGGCTATCGCATAGAAATAATCCAGATAGGGTCGATAGAATTTGCCCATCTTGAACACTTCACCGGAGAAACCGAATCTGTTCCAGTCTTTCTGCGCGGTCACATAATAAGCGTGATCACGCTGCGCGAACTTGTAACCGGTTCGGGGAGCCTGACCGCTGACGATATCGGTCGGGAAACCCGTTCCCGGATTTTCATCGGGGAACATGTAATGGTTTGAATTGGTCACATATTCGCCGGTTATTTTGAGACCACGGTAGTTGAAGTCAAAATCGAGGCCGTAAATGATACACGCGACCTGGACACCGAAATCGATGGTCAGGTTGGTAACATTGGACTTGTCCTTGACGTTTCCTTCAGCCTGCTCCATGATCTTCCAGTATGTCGCGTCGTAGAATGTCTTGACTTTACCGGCCGTATCATGACCGCCCGCGGTATCCTTGGTATATATCAGGGTAGTCTCGATCCGGTAGTCATTGGCGACGGTAATATAGGCTTCCACCCGGTTCACATGTTCCTTGATGTTGGCGATGTCGAAAAAGTATACCGCCGTCTGGGTGCCGTTGACCGATACCGCTCCCGAGCCGGGGTCGACGAACTGATAATACTGGTTACCGAGAGTGATGTTGAAGTTTTTCTCCACATGCTTGACACCGACGGAGGTGCCTTTGATGTAATCTTTCATGTAGAAGTAATCCGCGAATTTCGGTACACGGCCCTCGATTCCGAGATAATCGTAATTCGGCCTTCCGATTTTCACTGACGGTGGCGGATCGACATAATCCTGCTCGGTGATTTTAGTGATTGCGGTTGTACGGTCTCGCGTTGAATCATCGAGCATTATGTCGGGAATTATATCGTCATGAAATTTACCGTTAACCTTGATACGGACACTATAAATAATCGGGCCGCCCTCGTTGTCTTCCGGTGAGTCGTCCGAGAACCGGACGGCAACCATCATCGGAGTCGGTGTGTAGTTGCTGACCGTACCGTACATGTCGTGTCCTTCTTCACGGTTGCCCTGAACGCCGTACTCGTTGACATAAGATGCGCCGAGAGTGAGAACGCCGAACTTCCGCCTGAGATATCCGCCTCTCAGGAGCACGCCGCCCTTTTTTACCAGCTGGGAATCCCAGATAGTATTGGAGCTCGTGCCGTAATAAGTATGCCACCACGTTCCCAGAAGGTTGCTGTTGACGATAGCGATGTTCGTATTGTTGGTCTGGAAATCCATTCTCATGCCGTTCACGTTCGGAAGGCTCAGGGTCAGCGGGGAAAACTTGTTGCGGATCGCTCCGGCGCCGATAGCTGAAAAAGCCCAGTCGTTGGTGGCTTCTTTTGCAACCCATACACCGTCGATA of bacterium contains these proteins:
- a CDS encoding T9SS type A sorting domain-containing protein, which translates into the protein MKKVILLALCFALVSSLAFSAKFSPTLLKLSAAPTVQYDFTGKPLEIPVTVSGTNALVWFFVYTKDQAAKIAPVQNGFMGWHYVSKIDTCVFMSAPFNFSKGSNTVTWNGKDQDGGIVPAGTYTYYMWAYDAMGAKTPVCKFMYLYYQTAQYQELDTSGKPLANPIFYNKTQRWIIGNDPADSTLIETCAVTLPTGWAKGDNLWMDQKDFNYVFQGVKNSEAQTMGITRWKWTPNGDAVQVTDFGEDGYALFNSQCDSHSPIINSDSNYLYTADQGYHNPDGVSNFYIFDFAGTKIAELDMMEWWADPADLEGNGQMIGGPDTQDIRNGMVFLNCHCSCLNQMVDPMAWLDSGDTVDFYKWSNSNGDYVLDHNSSPTDPKPWVCNDYNIGPYKYNISPDANLFSIVPSYDMGAVSFGMLAPDGTGVGYLAYAGETAGFKLGSAFIDSGTPFDGIYTDNNSIGGTEVVVYTTNETRGTWFIGHDSIKGVLTSNPVSVEEAAPAAFAVAQNSPNPFNPTTTINFTIPEASNVTVDIFNVAGQKIDTVASDFMSAGSHSVTWNASTYSAGVYFYTVKSGSFSKTMKMTLLK